ATATTACTATAACTAATTCTTCAAAAAGTTCCTAGACCAGCAACACATGTATCATCATCAGGGAATCTGTCAGAAATATTAAATCTTaggtctggggaggtggctcagttggaaaATGTCTGCCATCCAATTATGAGGACGTGAGTTTGAATCTCCATCATCCACATAGAAGCCAGGAGCAGTGGCATGTAAAACCTCTGCTTTTACATAGAGTggtggggacagagagacagggaggtcctggagctcactgaataGTTAGTCTAGCCTAAGAAATTCAATaaaagactccatctcaaaaataaggtggggaacCAATGGGAGGGATCAGTGGGTCAAGGCACCTGTCACCAACCTGGATGAACTGAGTTCGAGTTTTAGAACCCATGCaaagtgaaaggagagagccaacttcaTAAATTTTACTCTGACTTCCCACaaccatatgcacacatgcacacactcgtTTGGGGACACACTCActcacaatgatgatgatgatggtgttgaTAATGATAAATGGAATGGAatgaaaagccaagaaaaaattacagtctcaaaaaaagaaataataatgtgGGAAGTGGTTGAGGAAGATGCTCTGGTGTGCACATGCCTGCTGAATGTGGATGTGAAAAAACAGCAATCTGGTACTAATGAGCCTGGCAACATACTCTGACGCACACCAAAGTTTGCGTGACTGCACTGGAGGGTTTTTGGTTGTGGTTtggtttcgttttttttttttttttgggcggcggcgggggggggggggtgtttgctTCACTTTATCCTACTGTGCCAACAAGTGAATCAGTAGCTTCATTAGACATGACCTGCCAGGGCTGTGCTCAGCAGCCTCTGCACACTGAACTTTCTCCATTCGATACGGTCTTACACATGCTTGAGGGAGAGTTCCCTCTAGTCTCCGCTGTCAATTCTCTCCATCCTTTCACCCTGCAGGCCTGTTCTGGCCAGATGACTTAGCCCAAGAAGTACTGAACAGAAAGGTGGAGCATCTCAACAGACTCCACCTCCAAAATCCATGCcggaaggaagggaaggcagtTTTCTCCACTGCAACCACTGGGGTGAGGTATGGAAACGTAAGGTCAGCCCCTGCTTTTTAGGGTACTAGAAGTGTGcatagaagcttccagaagtACTGTGCTCTCGCAGTCATCTCTAGGATCAGTGGGGAATAGTTCTATGGGGACAGTAATTGTACTTGAAAAGTGGAGGGGGAGGTGTTGGCAAGCCTGGGTTCTACCTGGCATCCCTTTGCCTTCTAGGGATAAGCAAGTGGAGAAACTTGGACTCTTATACCCTAAGGTGAGATCACTTATCTTCTCTCAAactgtgaagccctggctttgGATTCCTATAGCTTTCTCACTCAGATCTTCTcatcctttctgcctccttcctgcctctttcctgcctcctgcctgactccttcctgcctccttcctgactccttccttctctctcccattaGACTCCAGCGGTCAAGGTGAGCAGGGACCGATGCTTTGCCACCAAAGTAGTTCCAAAGGCCCCCAAACAAGAAACAACCCACCCCGCCAAGGTGAGGGGCTCTGTTCTCCTAAGGACACTAGAATCATCAAGGACATGTTTAAATGGGGGGACAGGTATAAAAGAGGGATGAAACAAACCCTTGCACCCGAAGGTTAGTCCTGCTTGCTTATAGACTACTCTCTAGTTATCCAGACGAGAGAGGAGGGGTGAGGCACCACTCAGCTTCTGGGAGCTCCTACCGAAGACAAAAGCTGGAAGGTCATGCATAAGGTTTGAGTCTAAAACAGGAACTGAAAACCGAAGGGCTGTCAGTTTAGCTAAGAGGAGCTCTGTCTATAGTGGAGGCGTGGTGTAGAGGCTTCAGCATCATCCTCTACCTGCTCTCGTATGGTCCAGGCAAGGCTCAGAGGCATCTCCTTGTAGTCTAGATTAGCAATCA
The window above is part of the Peromyscus maniculatus bairdii isolate BWxNUB_F1_BW_parent chromosome 13, HU_Pman_BW_mat_3.1, whole genome shotgun sequence genome. Proteins encoded here:
- the Resp18 gene encoding regulated endocrine-specific protein 18 isoform X1, whose amino-acid sequence is MLSLLRPASSGGLQLLVCFLLLYSRPGSCSGISAHDGQGQGASGQSWSFQGFIGTVFHYLQVILHQIIPQGLFWPDDLAQEVLNRKVEHLNRLHLQNPCRKEGKAVFSTATTGVRDKQVEKLGLLYPKTPAVKVSRDRCFATKVVPKAPKQETTHPAKGFFGPFPTVGLNLVAD